Proteins found in one Methylobacter sp. S3L5C genomic segment:
- the cysZ gene encoding sulfate transporter CysZ codes for MLFDKKGNNPALAVGYLFKGLKLLTSSQLRTFILIPVLINVVLYSVALTLGYYYIADLINQFIPGWLQWLSWFLWPLFFISFFIAGFFTFTVLANLLAAPFYGKLSAKTLALITGQVIATDEQPLIKVILAEVKRAGYLLSRALPLVIVSFIPGLNVIAPFLWVLFGAWGMALEYMAYPLENAGVLFSDQKQLVKSIRLGALSFGGIAAMGLTIPLLNIIVAPAAVIGATIYFNEIKKQD; via the coding sequence ATGCTATTTGACAAAAAAGGTAACAATCCGGCTTTGGCTGTCGGTTATTTATTTAAAGGCCTGAAATTATTAACCAGCTCTCAATTACGTACGTTTATCCTTATCCCGGTTTTAATTAATGTCGTGTTATATAGCGTGGCCTTAACGCTGGGTTATTACTATATTGCTGATTTGATTAATCAGTTTATTCCGGGTTGGCTGCAATGGTTAAGCTGGTTCTTATGGCCATTATTTTTCATCAGCTTTTTTATCGCCGGTTTTTTTACCTTTACGGTACTGGCTAACCTGCTTGCTGCGCCTTTTTACGGCAAATTATCCGCAAAAACCTTGGCGCTTATTACAGGTCAAGTCATCGCAACTGACGAACAACCTTTAATTAAGGTTATATTGGCTGAAGTAAAGCGCGCAGGCTATTTGTTAAGCAGAGCCTTGCCGTTGGTCATCGTGTCCTTTATTCCCGGCCTTAACGTGATTGCACCTTTTTTATGGGTTTTATTCGGCGCGTGGGGTATGGCGCTGGAATACATGGCTTATCCATTGGAAAATGCCGGTGTATTATTTTCTGACCAGAAACAGTTGGTTAAAAGTATTCGTCTGGGAGCGTTAAGCTTTGGCGGTATTGCTGCGATGGGACTGACTATTCCGTTGTTAAATATCATTGTCGCACCTGCCGCTGTCATTGGCGCAACGATTTATTTTAATGAGATTAAGAAGCAGGATTAA
- a CDS encoding transposase: MPVSFAIFQQIVSLQAFVIIRIKANIKYAVIENLAVIIPDDWQFFFSDVSDSIISFSNDKQKATYRLVTFVAYDEIYRITTNRLDLTTGEIIMLYAYRWEIELFFRCIKRTFNALHLWSHSERGVAIQFYLYLIVYLLMVHFKQNLNQRQESANSTKKVTARHQERHASRTPARGIVTLLGEKLKTFWKMSIHWITCIQNLLLKPLTPDLVVIINAIQ; encoded by the coding sequence TTGCCGGTCTCCTTTGCAATTTTTCAACAAATTGTAAGCTTACAAGCCTTTGTTATCATCCGTATCAAAGCCAACATCAAGTACGCTGTTATAGAAAACTTAGCGGTTATTATTCCTGATGATTGGCAGTTCTTTTTTTCCGACGTATCCGACTCAATCATCAGTTTCTCAAATGATAAACAGAAGGCGACTTATCGTCTCGTCACTTTTGTTGCTTACGATGAAATCTATCGGATTACTACCAATCGTTTGGATTTAACAACGGGCGAAATTATCATGCTTTACGCCTATCGTTGGGAGATTGAATTGTTTTTTCGTTGCATCAAGCGTACTTTCAATGCGTTACATCTGTGGTCTCATAGTGAACGCGGTGTAGCAATTCAGTTTTATCTTTACCTGATTGTTTATTTGCTTATGGTCCACTTCAAACAAAATTTGAATCAACGACAAGAATCTGCTAATTCTACTAAAAAAGTCACTGCTAGACACCAGGAAAGACACGCATCGCGTACACCTGCTCGCGGAATCGTTACACTTTTAGGCGAAAAACTCAAAACATTCTGGAAAATGAGTATCCATTGGATAACGTGCATTCAAAATCTCTTGCTTAAACCTTTAACCCCTGACTTGGTGGTGATTATTAATGCTATTCAATAA
- a CDS encoding transposase: MSAGDLLMADRYCCTFAIIALLQAREIPVLFPIHARKKVDFSLDVRLGGRDHLIDWTKPKRKPVWMSKQDYSDLPESITVREFAVNGRIYLTTLLNAKGFHKQELAMLYKQRWKIALDFRSIKTNMGMEILRCKKPDMVSKEIAIHLLAYNIIRGNLAQAASLHEKIPRQLSFRSAVQLVIQAAKQMVGLTGNQLISALRELLKAMASTAIGKQKRKSQPRAVKRRPKPFPLLMVPRNEACLSL, translated from the coding sequence TTGTCAGCTGGCGACTTGCTGATGGCAGACCGCTATTGCTGTACCTTCGCCATTATTGCGCTCTTGCAGGCTCGTGAAATTCCTGTGCTATTTCCAATACATGCCCGGAAAAAAGTGGATTTCAGCTTGGATGTCCGCCTGGGTGGAAGAGATCATTTGATTGACTGGACGAAACCCAAACGGAAACCGGTATGGATGTCCAAGCAGGACTATAGCGACTTGCCGGAATCGATTACCGTCCGGGAGTTTGCGGTAAACGGCAGAATCTATTTGACCACCTTACTGAATGCAAAGGGCTTTCATAAGCAAGAGCTGGCTATGCTTTATAAGCAGCGCTGGAAAATTGCGCTGGATTTTCGTTCCATCAAAACCAATATGGGCATGGAAATATTACGGTGCAAAAAACCTGACATGGTAAGCAAGGAGATAGCTATCCACTTATTGGCATACAACATCATTCGTGGCAATTTGGCACAGGCAGCCAGCCTGCATGAGAAGATACCCCGCCAACTGAGTTTCAGGTCAGCAGTGCAACTGGTCATTCAAGCCGCCAAGCAGATGGTAGGCTTGACAGGGAACCAACTCATAAGCGCCTTGCGTGAATTATTAAAAGCGATGGCATCAACGGCCATTGGAAAACAAAAACGTAAGAGCCAGCCAAGGGCAGTCAAACGCCGACCAAAACCCTTTCCTTTGCTGATGGTGCCAAGAAACGAGGCATGTTTAAGCCTCTGA
- a CDS encoding AEC family transporter: MTNLELLMRVLFLVAIAVLGLGVGKKFSISQKEISTLLVYVISPAVMFVSVLQAPDGRNYLFYTFGAFIICCMMATIALQLGRLLWRDSTSNLFAFAGGTGNTGYFGLPLALDLFDAKGVAIAVFIILGVNLYEFSYGYYLTSRGSYTVSQSVKKIVGMPILYAFVLAMALRLLGVHLHPVILSGLSNFKGAYSVLGMMVIGLTMARFTKLEVDWRFLSAALGWKYVVWPSLGFLVIHLFSAKMDNVEQSIILLMACVPMAGNTVVIANDLNIHPEKAATAVMASMLLAIAVVPLVLAFLKA; the protein is encoded by the coding sequence ATGACTAATTTAGAGCTTTTAATGAGGGTGCTGTTTCTAGTTGCAATTGCGGTTCTTGGTTTAGGCGTTGGGAAAAAATTTAGTATTAGTCAAAAGGAAATATCAACGCTACTGGTTTACGTCATATCGCCTGCCGTAATGTTCGTATCGGTATTACAAGCGCCAGATGGAAGAAATTATCTATTTTATACTTTCGGTGCTTTTATAATTTGTTGCATGATGGCAACTATTGCGCTGCAACTGGGACGATTATTGTGGCGTGACAGCACATCAAATCTTTTTGCTTTTGCAGGAGGTACTGGGAATACAGGCTATTTTGGGTTACCTTTGGCTTTGGATTTATTTGATGCTAAAGGAGTTGCGATTGCAGTATTTATCATTTTAGGAGTTAATTTATACGAGTTTTCGTACGGTTATTATCTTACGTCACGTGGTAGTTACACCGTTTCGCAAAGTGTTAAAAAAATTGTTGGTATGCCGATTTTATATGCGTTTGTTCTTGCTATGGCTTTACGTTTGTTGGGAGTGCATTTACATCCTGTTATTTTGAGCGGGCTATCCAATTTTAAGGGAGCATACAGCGTACTAGGCATGATGGTTATTGGTTTGACCATGGCAAGGTTTACAAAACTAGAAGTCGATTGGCGCTTTTTAAGTGCTGCTTTGGGTTGGAAATATGTGGTTTGGCCATCTCTTGGTTTTTTGGTGATTCATTTATTTTCAGCCAAAATGGATAATGTGGAGCAGTCTATTATATTATTGATGGCTTGTGTGCCGATGGCTGGCAATACCGTTGTCATTGCAAATGACTTAAATATTCATCCTGAAAAAGCAGCGACAGCTGTGATGGCGAGTATGCTTTTAGCGATTGCAGTTGTTCCTTTAGTTCTGGCCTTTTTAAAGGCTTAG
- the mtnA gene encoding S-methyl-5-thioribose-1-phosphate isomerase, which yields MILQTKKTVQALQWTGTSLKVLDQRQLPETLVYDDYSDAAGVTEAIATMRVRGAPAIGITAAYGVALSVLQHCAENPANWQEKVAGDIAMLAKSRPTAVNLFWALAQMTALLAQPLTNPEAAFIACAEKIHADDIIANTTMGELGADLLTGVKGVMTHCNTGALATGGYGTALGVIRSATQRQPLNVYAGETRPWLQGARLTVWELAQDKIPVTLLADSAAAWLMKSGAIDWVIVGADRIAANGDTANKIGTYSLAVLAKQHGVKFMVVAPITTIDWAIENGDQIEIEQRDQSELLPACYHKEGSLVSAWNPVFDVTPAELISALVTERGVVLNPTEQGMRGLKDAI from the coding sequence ATGATTCTGCAAACTAAAAAAACGGTACAGGCCCTGCAATGGACAGGCACTTCCTTAAAAGTGCTGGATCAGCGGCAATTACCGGAAACGCTTGTTTATGATGATTATAGCGATGCAGCAGGTGTCACCGAAGCGATTGCCACGATGCGGGTACGCGGCGCACCGGCAATTGGTATAACTGCTGCTTACGGTGTCGCACTTTCCGTTCTTCAGCATTGTGCAGAAAATCCGGCAAACTGGCAGGAAAAAGTAGCCGGTGACATCGCCATGCTGGCAAAGTCCAGGCCAACAGCGGTCAACTTGTTTTGGGCGTTGGCGCAAATGACAGCTTTATTGGCTCAACCTTTAACGAATCCCGAAGCTGCATTTATTGCCTGTGCCGAGAAAATTCATGCCGATGATATTATCGCCAATACCACAATGGGCGAATTGGGTGCCGATCTTTTAACCGGCGTTAAAGGTGTCATGACACATTGTAATACCGGCGCTTTGGCTACCGGTGGTTACGGGACTGCTCTCGGCGTTATTCGGAGTGCCACCCAAAGACAGCCATTAAACGTTTATGCCGGAGAAACCCGTCCCTGGTTGCAGGGCGCAAGATTAACCGTTTGGGAATTGGCTCAAGATAAAATCCCCGTTACTTTACTGGCTGATTCAGCCGCTGCATGGTTAATGAAATCAGGCGCTATCGATTGGGTTATTGTCGGTGCTGACCGGATTGCCGCCAATGGCGATACGGCCAATAAAATAGGCACCTATTCTTTGGCGGTCCTGGCCAAACAACATGGCGTTAAATTTATGGTCGTAGCGCCGATAACGACAATCGATTGGGCGATTGAAAATGGCGATCAGATAGAAATCGAGCAACGCGACCAGAGTGAGTTGTTGCCCGCTTGTTATCATAAAGAAGGCTCATTGGTCAGCGCCTGGAATCCGGTATTTGATGTCACGCCCGCTGAATTAATTTCAGCACTGGTAACCGAACGTGGTGTAGTATTAAATCCAACTGAACAAGGTATGAGAGGTTTAAAAGATGCTATTTGA
- a CDS encoding IS5 family transposase, whose protein sequence is MKRITLSDEEWTRILASLKKLPGVHIGLPDICRQFVNAILWILRTGAQWRVLPSTYGKWNSIFKRFSRWCINGIWGEILCHLAEDADLQDVSMDGSVIRAHACAAGAAYSSAENEALGRSKGGFGCKIHALCDGLGMPIKFILTGGQEAECKQAISLLENVNASAVLADKAYDTNELREWLASREIKAVIPPKSNRKEDIECDYWHYKERHAIECMFGKLKHYRRIATRYEKKAINYMGMLSFSSVLLWLR, encoded by the coding sequence ATGAAGCGGATAACATTAAGTGATGAAGAGTGGACTCGTATTTTGGCAAGCTTAAAAAAATTGCCTGGAGTTCATATCGGTTTACCCGATATTTGCAGGCAGTTTGTTAATGCCATTTTGTGGATATTACGTACGGGAGCACAGTGGCGTGTATTACCGTCAACGTATGGTAAATGGAATAGCATCTTCAAGCGTTTTTCACGTTGGTGTATCAATGGCATATGGGGTGAAATTCTCTGTCATCTTGCTGAAGACGCTGATTTACAAGATGTTTCCATGGATGGTTCAGTTATTAGAGCACATGCCTGCGCAGCTGGAGCGGCATATAGTTCTGCTGAGAATGAAGCACTTGGGCGCTCCAAAGGTGGATTTGGTTGTAAGATTCACGCGCTTTGTGATGGCTTGGGCATGCCCATCAAATTTATCCTGACAGGCGGGCAGGAGGCTGAATGCAAGCAAGCCATATCTTTATTGGAAAATGTTAATGCTTCAGCCGTTTTAGCAGACAAAGCCTACGACACGAACGAGTTGCGGGAGTGGTTAGCCAGTCGTGAAATAAAAGCGGTTATCCCACCTAAATCGAACCGAAAAGAAGATATTGAGTGCGATTATTGGCATTATAAGGAGCGGCATGCCATTGAATGTATGTTCGGTAAGCTCAAGCACTATCGCAGAATTGCTACACGATATGAGAAAAAAGCTATTAATTACATGGGGATGCTATCATTTTCCTCGGTGCTTTTATGGCTGAGGTGA
- a CDS encoding TRZ/ATZ family hydrolase, which translates to MIVDTLIHARWIIPVEPESVTYEHHTLAIDNGKIIDLLPTELAKQKYQGKATENLENHALLPGLINCHTHAAMTLMRGIADDLPLMDWLQNHIWPLEQKWMSEAFVKDGTDLAIAEMIRGGTTCFNDMYFFPDITAKQSIHHGIRATVGMIVIDFPSVWAQNSDEYIEKGLDLHEQLRLSDLCSTAFAPHAPYTVSDEPLQKIRVLADELELPIHIHLHETLHEIEQEQAQTGQRPIQRLQELGLINPSLIAVHMTQLNDEEISLFAESGAHIVHCPESNLKLASGFCQVAKCLAAGVNVALGTDGAASNNDLDMFGEMRTAALLGKAVAGDASAIPAMTALRMATINGAKALGLDAICGSLSIGKAADVIAVDLNTLETQPLYCPVSQIVYAASRQQVTDVWVAGKQLLKQRQLTTINIDDLKVKIAEWQQHLST; encoded by the coding sequence ATGATAGTCGATACCCTTATCCATGCCCGCTGGATTATACCCGTTGAACCGGAATCCGTAACCTACGAACACCATACCCTGGCGATTGATAACGGCAAAATCATTGATCTGTTACCGACGGAACTTGCCAAACAAAAATATCAAGGTAAGGCCACAGAAAATCTTGAAAATCATGCCTTACTGCCGGGTTTGATCAATTGCCATACTCATGCCGCGATGACACTAATGCGCGGTATTGCCGATGATTTGCCGCTGATGGATTGGTTACAAAACCATATCTGGCCATTGGAGCAAAAATGGATGAGTGAAGCTTTCGTCAAAGACGGCACTGATTTAGCGATTGCCGAAATGATTCGGGGTGGAACTACCTGCTTTAATGATATGTATTTTTTTCCTGATATTACCGCAAAACAGTCTATACACCATGGTATACGCGCAACAGTTGGCATGATCGTCATTGATTTTCCCTCGGTCTGGGCACAAAACAGTGATGAATATATTGAAAAAGGCTTAGACCTACATGAGCAACTGCGTCTTTCTGACCTGTGCTCGACTGCTTTTGCTCCACATGCGCCTTACACGGTATCTGATGAACCTTTGCAAAAAATTAGAGTCCTGGCCGATGAATTAGAGTTGCCGATACATATCCATCTTCATGAAACCTTGCACGAAATCGAGCAGGAACAAGCACAAACCGGACAACGGCCCATACAAAGATTACAAGAATTGGGCCTGATCAATCCCTCTTTAATAGCAGTACACATGACTCAGTTAAACGATGAAGAAATCAGCCTGTTTGCAGAATCCGGTGCTCATATCGTGCATTGCCCCGAGTCCAATCTAAAACTTGCCAGCGGCTTTTGCCAAGTTGCCAAGTGTCTTGCCGCAGGTGTTAATGTCGCCTTGGGTACCGATGGTGCAGCCAGTAACAATGATCTGGATATGTTTGGAGAAATGCGCACGGCGGCTTTGCTGGGTAAAGCGGTTGCCGGTGATGCCAGTGCCATTCCTGCCATGACCGCATTACGCATGGCGACTATTAATGGCGCCAAAGCACTGGGGCTTGATGCTATTTGTGGCTCACTTAGCATAGGTAAAGCCGCTGATGTCATTGCTGTTGATTTAAACACATTGGAAACCCAACCGTTATATTGTCCGGTCTCGCAAATTGTTTATGCCGCCAGCAGGCAACAAGTCACCGATGTTTGGGTAGCCGGCAAGCAATTATTAAAACAACGTCAGCTAACTACCATTAATATCGATGATTTAAAGGTCAAGATTGCCGAATGGCAGCAGCACTTGTCGACTTGA